Sequence from the Rutidosis leptorrhynchoides isolate AG116_Rl617_1_P2 chromosome 3, CSIRO_AGI_Rlap_v1, whole genome shotgun sequence genome:
GCTGCTAATATTGAGGAGTCAACACTGATCGCTTGCACAACTCCCTTACCTTCTAGTAGATTCttattaaaccctaaatctaaaccctaaaccctaaatctaaaccctaaaccataaatctaaaccctaaaccctaaatctaaaccttaaaccctaacctaaaccctaaacgctaaatctaaatcctaaaccttAACTCTAAACCCTACATCCTaagtctaaaccctaaaccctgaactcTAACCTAAATCCTAAAAAACTCTGAACCTTAACCCTAAActctaagccctaaaatataaaccctaaacccttgaatctaaaccataaacctaaaccctaaatcctaaatctatACCCAAAACCCTACATATTGTAATAAATTACTTTCAATGATAACAAACATAAATAATATAACATTTCAAAtggttaaaaatataaataaataaaaacgaccCATATTGACACATATAATAAGAATCTTAACGTAATATATTAGCCACTTGACTAATTACAAAAGCCGACCATATTGACACCTACAATGAGAATTTTACCGTAATCCTTGAATTCATGTAAAATCTCCGGAACCAAATTAATACCTACATGTGAAAGCATGTCTATTTATATTTTAGAGTATGATGTTATCAAAGTAAAAGTTACACATAGCCAGTGAAAAATTCAACAATGTTACGCCACCATTGTTACGCcattattattttgttttgaagCCACAAATTCAACAATGTGATCAGTGACTGTTAATAACCAATCAATTTATTTACGCCACCTCGCTTTACTTTCTGGCGCCATGGGTTCTAATTTCGAGATTTCTCCAAATACAGAAGTTGTATACAACAATTTATCAAAACCACTTAATTTGGTTCAATTTAATCAAATTATCAATTCTACACGATAAATGAACAAAATATCGAATATAAAATTACCCAATTACCTGTTAGATTCGTGATGGCATTCGACAATGCAAAAGTGGACGAAAAACCTTTTCCTCCACCTGACATATCCTCACCCAATAGTAACTTACCAAACCTCTCCTTCATCAATTCCATATCTATTAAGCAAACACAAAAAATAACAAATCAGTTTATGAAAAttccaaaaataaataaatagataaatataaaaaAAGAAACACAATGCAATAACCTGCATATATGAATTCAAGTTCAGGATCTAAATCTGATTTATCCTCTTCCATAGTTTTTCTAGTATGTATAGGTCAAACAAATGCCCAATTTAAGCACGAAATCTGGGGGAAAAAAAAGTTGAACAAAAACACAAAAAAGATGAATAAAAAAGAGATTGATAAAAGCCTTGTTTTGTATCAAGAGTTCATCTGCTACACTCTGCAAATGATTAGCATACAACCACCACCAATCCAAAAAACTATCGAAACCgtaacctaaaccctaacctaattgAAATCGACGTttcaaacaaaaacaaaaaaagaaCAATTCGAACCAGATGCGAAAAACTTATACTTACAGATGACCACGATCAAA
This genomic interval carries:
- the LOC139895643 gene encoding rop guanine nucleotide exchange factor 12-like isoform X3 — its product is MEEDKSDLDPELEFIYADMELMKERFGKLLLGEDMSGGGKGFSSTFALSNAITNLTGQTLVLLQLGNHLKNSIIFCFFNIERKDLLR